The Marinobacter sp. ANT_B65 genome has a segment encoding these proteins:
- a CDS encoding alpha/beta hydrolase, with translation MKASHIRKLIKPINSAYSEMFSGRVYRVGEGAVSVRNHSGEAKQTVIGVHGFLENHCYFTQTYEAPTTELILLTCSNYHIPVNGVTPETPEWEVPIKHLEGTVEYDACILNQALVNLPSTRNIRIHGHSRGGAVILEAIKHRPELYENVEVVLEAPALPQGKVYPLVSTILEPVSHGMWPWVVRLINSAPSSAYGQTFFGKMNPRKKQLLSKLFYSTRDHLTIVRNIENLLEWMSRTHTDIYSHVRHGTFLIPGVDHILDRPAMLASARQSPTSMRIIETGAPSHFITLDSKEWLPGFESLKAAAQG, from the coding sequence ATGAAAGCGAGCCACATCCGCAAACTGATCAAACCAATCAACAGCGCCTACTCCGAGATGTTCTCGGGGCGAGTCTATCGTGTGGGTGAAGGGGCAGTGTCTGTTCGCAATCACAGCGGCGAAGCAAAGCAGACTGTAATTGGAGTACATGGCTTTCTGGAAAATCATTGCTATTTCACCCAGACCTATGAAGCACCAACCACTGAGCTGATCCTTCTGACCTGCAGCAACTACCATATCCCGGTAAACGGTGTAACGCCGGAAACACCGGAATGGGAGGTGCCGATCAAGCATCTGGAAGGCACCGTTGAATACGATGCCTGCATCCTGAATCAGGCACTGGTAAATCTGCCCAGCACCCGGAATATACGAATTCACGGCCATTCACGGGGCGGTGCCGTTATTCTTGAAGCGATTAAACACCGACCGGAACTCTACGAAAACGTAGAAGTGGTTCTTGAAGCACCAGCCCTGCCCCAGGGTAAGGTTTACCCATTGGTCTCAACCATTCTGGAACCCGTCAGCCATGGCATGTGGCCCTGGGTAGTCCGGCTGATCAACAGCGCGCCGTCTTCCGCATACGGACAGACTTTTTTTGGCAAGATGAACCCCCGAAAAAAACAGCTGCTCAGCAAGCTGTTTTACTCTACCCGCGACCATCTCACTATTGTCCGCAATATCGAAAACCTGCTTGAGTGGATGTCACGCACTCATACTGATATTTATAGCCATGTGCGCCACGGTACCTTCCTGATTCCAGGTGTGGATCACATTCTGGACCGGCCGGCCATGCTCGCCAGCGCAAGGCAGAGCCCGACCTCCATGCGCATTATAGAGACCGGGGCTCCCAGCCACTTTATTACTCTCGACAGCAAGGAATGGCTGCCAGGCTTTGAGTCACTGAAAGCCGCTGCCCAGGGCTGA
- a CDS encoding WS/DGAT domain-containing protein, translated as MSHEQTHPMLPADSAWLALESHRNPMAITVMMRVDGLTAPRLRGFLRVYWMAWERFRYMPVKRAPGWWWEPDPAFDLRHHLDVVLNRFTEGELQDWVSARLNQPLPFYRPLWKFWLAPNAEGGAVLLLRLHHCYADGVSLTGIFDRLCPVSPQQHPAVYGARQTGGLSPWVSAARSHIEQLVGGDLTPESGTDEPHAEPGSQWDQAGVLLDQLARNGLKLVNEFSDFLAEPEDTPSDLKRPLLGRRHCRWSEPVPLERFRSVARAANVTINDVLLSCVAAAVRPRLGLSGKALDDAVMHAAVPVDIRSRLPDDLRPEPGALGNYFGTVFVPLPVDGESALERLYRIKQETRRLKKSWQPGIAWSLSACSTLVPEPLRQPLSDIFYRKASAVVSNVPGTPEVRYIAGCRIKEQMFWVPQAGSIGLGISIVSYAGQVQFGVVADEAVLADPEDFLQDCLQELSQFPEGS; from the coding sequence TTGAGTCACGAGCAAACGCATCCCATGCTTCCTGCGGATTCAGCCTGGCTGGCTCTGGAGAGTCACCGAAACCCTATGGCTATTACCGTCATGATGCGGGTGGATGGCCTGACCGCGCCCCGGCTGCGGGGATTCCTGAGGGTTTATTGGATGGCCTGGGAGCGCTTCCGGTATATGCCGGTCAAACGTGCACCTGGGTGGTGGTGGGAACCGGATCCGGCTTTTGATCTCAGGCACCATCTGGATGTGGTGCTTAACCGTTTTACGGAAGGCGAACTGCAGGACTGGGTTTCTGCCCGCCTGAATCAGCCTCTGCCTTTTTATCGGCCGCTGTGGAAATTCTGGCTGGCACCGAATGCAGAGGGCGGGGCGGTATTGTTGCTTCGGCTGCACCACTGCTATGCAGACGGGGTATCCCTGACAGGTATTTTTGATCGTCTTTGTCCTGTGTCTCCGCAACAGCATCCGGCAGTTTATGGCGCCCGGCAAACCGGCGGATTATCTCCCTGGGTGTCGGCGGCCAGGAGCCATATTGAGCAGTTGGTCGGCGGTGATCTGACGCCGGAATCCGGTACTGACGAACCTCATGCAGAGCCGGGAAGTCAGTGGGATCAGGCGGGCGTGTTGCTGGATCAGCTGGCCCGCAATGGATTGAAACTGGTAAATGAGTTCAGTGATTTTCTGGCCGAGCCAGAAGATACGCCGTCCGACCTCAAGCGCCCACTGTTGGGCCGGCGTCATTGCCGGTGGTCTGAGCCTGTTCCACTGGAACGGTTCCGGTCTGTTGCCAGAGCCGCAAATGTAACCATCAATGATGTCTTGCTCAGCTGTGTGGCTGCGGCGGTTCGTCCGCGCCTTGGCCTTTCGGGTAAAGCTCTGGATGATGCCGTTATGCATGCTGCCGTTCCTGTTGATATCCGCAGCCGCCTGCCGGATGACCTGCGGCCTGAACCGGGTGCGCTGGGGAATTACTTTGGTACGGTGTTTGTTCCTCTGCCGGTAGATGGCGAGAGTGCTCTGGAACGGCTTTATCGCATCAAGCAGGAAACCCGGCGACTGAAAAAGAGCTGGCAGCCAGGAATTGCCTGGAGCTTGTCAGCCTGTTCAACCCTGGTTCCTGAACCCCTGCGCCAGCCGCTTTCAGATATTTTCTACCGCAAGGCCAGTGCTGTCGTTTCGAACGTCCCCGGTACTCCGGAGGTGCGCTATATTGCCGGCTGCCGGATCAAAGAGCAGATGTTTTGGGTGCCTCAGGCCGGTAGTATCGGCTTGGGTATCAGCATTGTCAGCTATGCCGGGCAGGTTCAGTTCGGTGTGGTCGCAGACGAAGCGGTTCTGGCTGATCCGGAAGACTTTCTGCAGGATTGTTTGCAGGAGTTGTCTCAGTTCCCGGAAGGGTCGTAA
- a CDS encoding porin, producing the protein MNNNNFRKTGMAMAMASALCASAGANAAVELYNQDGTSFSVDGYFNAFYVNRSEDVSDTRDSRIKMGFLPNTIGFNFSKEMGDLTLGGRSSFWTTINDSLDSPTDTAIDVRQFYATVDGSFGQVLIGKDFGLYARSNIFLDEILMGFGSPGGSPGGVSFGNIRTGYAYPTPSAQITYRSPDMSGLQIAVGALDPADTVTGVADENSAPRFESEVTYSTNLSNVALTGWVNGRYQSAESGATTVDSTAVGYGLKASVAGLTVAASAFTSKGDNPVLIVNAPLTEDDADGFLVQGSYAFGANRVVLSYGETDAEILDIETENTTIGFFHDINSNFKVVAEYSMYEDKNRSSGVTTTDADTIALGAIVMF; encoded by the coding sequence ATGAACAACAACAATTTCAGAAAAACAGGCATGGCAATGGCAATGGCCAGTGCTCTGTGTGCCAGTGCGGGAGCAAATGCTGCCGTCGAGTTATACAACCAGGATGGGACGTCCTTTTCTGTGGATGGCTACTTCAACGCGTTTTATGTAAACCGCAGTGAAGACGTTTCTGACACCCGGGATTCCCGTATCAAGATGGGTTTTTTGCCCAACACTATCGGGTTTAATTTCAGTAAGGAAATGGGCGACCTGACCCTGGGCGGCCGTTCCTCCTTCTGGACGACCATCAACGACAGCCTTGACTCTCCAACTGATACTGCCATCGATGTGCGTCAGTTCTACGCCACAGTGGATGGCAGCTTTGGTCAGGTGCTTATCGGTAAGGACTTTGGCCTGTACGCCCGCTCCAATATCTTCCTGGATGAAATCCTCATGGGGTTTGGTTCGCCGGGTGGCAGCCCGGGTGGTGTTTCTTTCGGCAATATCCGGACAGGTTATGCTTACCCGACTCCATCGGCCCAGATCACCTACCGTTCTCCCGATATGAGTGGTTTGCAGATCGCTGTGGGTGCTCTGGATCCGGCCGATACCGTTACGGGCGTGGCCGATGAGAACTCGGCGCCACGATTTGAATCCGAGGTTACTTACAGCACTAACCTGAGTAACGTTGCTCTGACTGGCTGGGTGAATGGTCGCTATCAGTCGGCGGAGAGTGGAGCTACAACAGTTGACAGCACGGCTGTTGGTTATGGCCTGAAAGCTTCAGTTGCCGGCCTGACTGTGGCGGCATCAGCCTTCACATCCAAGGGTGATAACCCTGTACTCATTGTCAACGCTCCTCTGACTGAAGACGATGCCGATGGATTTCTGGTTCAGGGTTCCTATGCCTTCGGGGCCAACCGTGTCGTACTTTCCTATGGCGAAACCGATGCTGAAATTCTTGATATTGAAACTGAAAACACGACCATTGGTTTCTTTCACGACATTAACAGCAATTTCAAAGTTGTTGCCGAGTACAGTATGTATGAGGACAAAAATCGTTCAAGCGGCGTAACTACTACGGATGCGGACACAATCGCACTTGGTGCGATTGTTATGTTCTGA
- the nosP gene encoding nitric oxide-sensing protein NosP, with the protein MQSVMSQPAVRVASSGTRDPAMAAASLADELRHPYLGFVLFFCSAEYDLARLGAALENEFAGVTVSGCTSAGEITSRGYDRGCISAIGFDRRYFSIDCALIREMDRFTLQDAQNVIDGLLSHCRSARLAPIKGNTFAITLLDGLSSREELVLATLNAALGSIPQFGGSAGDDERLTNTHVFHGGRFHSGAATVLLVNTPLDFRVFSTHHMAEGREKLVVTKACADTRTVYELNAEPAAEAYARAVGSTVEALDREIFALRPLGVKIGDHYFIRSIQRVNPDKSLTFYCAVETGIVMTGMEPGALLDTVRTQLEASERVVGRPLVTIGCDCFLRRLEAELTGESDAVSEFLRYHKVIGFNSYGEQFNGMHINQTFTGVVIGQPDVCSG; encoded by the coding sequence ATGCAGTCAGTGATGTCTCAGCCCGCGGTTCGAGTTGCAAGTTCCGGTACTCGTGATCCGGCTATGGCTGCGGCTAGTCTCGCTGACGAGCTCCGGCACCCGTACCTGGGGTTTGTGCTGTTTTTCTGTTCCGCAGAATATGACCTTGCACGCCTTGGCGCTGCACTGGAAAACGAGTTTGCGGGTGTGACTGTTTCAGGGTGTACGTCTGCTGGTGAGATAACCTCCCGTGGTTATGATCGCGGATGCATTTCGGCCATCGGCTTTGACCGTCGTTATTTCTCGATTGATTGCGCACTGATTCGGGAAATGGATCGTTTTACGTTGCAGGATGCCCAGAACGTCATAGACGGATTGTTGTCACATTGCCGTAGCGCGAGACTGGCCCCTATTAAAGGTAACACCTTCGCAATTACGCTTCTGGACGGACTGTCGAGCCGGGAGGAGCTGGTGCTGGCAACTCTTAATGCGGCGCTCGGAAGTATTCCCCAGTTTGGCGGGTCTGCCGGTGACGATGAACGCCTGACCAACACACATGTGTTCCATGGAGGCCGTTTTCACTCAGGGGCGGCAACCGTTCTGCTGGTAAATACCCCTCTGGATTTCCGTGTTTTTTCCACACACCACATGGCTGAGGGCAGAGAAAAGCTGGTTGTCACCAAAGCTTGTGCAGACACCCGGACTGTCTACGAACTCAATGCAGAGCCTGCTGCTGAAGCCTATGCCCGGGCTGTGGGTTCAACGGTTGAGGCGCTGGACAGGGAGATATTTGCGCTCCGGCCTCTGGGCGTAAAAATTGGTGACCATTATTTTATTCGCTCGATACAGCGTGTTAATCCGGACAAAAGCCTGACCTTTTATTGTGCAGTTGAAACCGGAATTGTAATGACCGGAATGGAACCTGGAGCACTGCTTGATACAGTGCGGACCCAGCTCGAAGCCTCGGAACGTGTTGTTGGCCGGCCTCTTGTGACTATTGGCTGTGACTGTTTCCTGCGTCGTCTGGAGGCTGAACTTACCGGAGAGTCAGACGCAGTGTCTGAGTTCCTTCGCTATCACAAGGTTATCGGGTTCAATAGTTACGGGGAGCAGTTCAATGGAATGCATATCAACCAGACGTTTACGGGAGTAGTTATTGGCCAGCCTGATGTCTGTTCCGGGTAA
- a CDS encoding NahK/ErcS family hybrid sensor histidine kinase/response regulator, which produces MSVPGKDKSPVSCPLERRLAELEAENDRLRKIRDALIVRVESGDAHKPEPYAAFEHSVVLAEQVRERTEALSLAMDELKTSNKALTRAREEAETSRQRLNDAIESIADGFVLFDRQHQLIQSNSRFRSYWRHAGAPMPAPGAHISEVRALAVASGLIVEEHSEPDSEGEVFLLSNDRWVQMTERPTREGGLVVLYSDITDVKNSEMARRIRALEDSERWIRVVTDHVPALIAYVGADLSIQFCNRVYATWYGRNGESPLGKSLDKVHPPELYKRLLPHILEVLSGRNVTFEFEEAGEMGQERYMLRSYVPNFDEQGDIVGFFVLIRDITDRRKTALALEQAYGSLERRVKERTAALTDANCQLRTEIEERAAAEARLRDAKREAEQANLSKTKFLAAVSHDLLQPLNAARLFTSALLEQSFGPKAEGLVRSVSTSLDDVENLLGTLVDISKLDAGVIQPDVTAFDLRDLLNNIAREFRQMALAEGLRLDFVASSAIIESDSQLLARILRNFLTNALRYTETGRVLLGCRREKNSIVLQVWDTGPGIPADKLKEIFQEFKRIQPSGAHSDKGLGLGLAIVDKISRMLGHDVSVSSVEGRGSVFSVRVPLGQLKPRLEAVESNLVAANGQGLGGAKIWVIDNDRAICEGMKTLLEGWDCQVTTAVSLEDLETQLNPARNPVDVILADYHLDNDENGVDAVSAINSRRRKPAPVVMITANYTNELKQHIRELGYLLMNKPVRPLKLRSALNHLLRGQ; this is translated from the coding sequence ATGTCTGTTCCGGGTAAAGACAAATCCCCGGTGAGCTGTCCTCTTGAGCGGCGGCTTGCCGAGCTGGAGGCGGAAAATGATCGCCTTCGGAAGATTCGCGATGCCCTGATTGTCCGGGTTGAATCCGGCGATGCACACAAGCCTGAACCCTATGCGGCTTTTGAACACTCGGTTGTCCTGGCTGAACAGGTGCGTGAGCGTACGGAAGCTCTCAGTCTGGCGATGGATGAGCTGAAAACCAGTAATAAAGCCCTGACCCGTGCCCGGGAAGAAGCAGAGACCTCCCGTCAGCGCCTCAATGATGCAATTGAGAGTATTGCTGATGGTTTCGTGCTTTTTGACCGTCAGCACCAGCTGATTCAGAGCAATAGTCGTTTCCGGAGCTACTGGCGCCATGCTGGTGCCCCTATGCCGGCTCCGGGCGCACATATCAGTGAAGTGCGGGCGTTGGCAGTGGCTTCGGGTTTGATTGTTGAGGAGCACAGTGAGCCGGATTCCGAAGGGGAAGTCTTCCTGCTGTCCAACGACCGCTGGGTACAGATGACTGAACGACCTACCCGTGAAGGTGGTCTGGTGGTGCTGTATTCCGATATTACAGACGTTAAGAACAGCGAGATGGCCCGACGTATCAGAGCGCTTGAGGACAGCGAGCGCTGGATTCGCGTTGTAACGGATCACGTTCCAGCTCTGATTGCTTATGTGGGGGCGGATCTCAGTATCCAGTTTTGTAATCGGGTTTATGCAACCTGGTATGGCCGCAATGGTGAATCACCGCTTGGAAAGAGTCTGGATAAAGTACATCCGCCTGAACTCTACAAGCGCCTTCTGCCACATATTCTCGAGGTATTGTCCGGGCGCAACGTAACCTTTGAATTTGAAGAGGCGGGAGAGATGGGGCAGGAGCGTTATATGTTGCGCTCCTATGTTCCCAACTTTGATGAACAGGGAGATATTGTCGGCTTTTTCGTACTGATCCGTGATATCACCGACAGGCGCAAGACCGCGCTGGCGCTGGAGCAGGCATACGGCAGCCTGGAGCGCCGGGTTAAAGAGCGCACAGCTGCACTGACTGATGCCAATTGCCAGTTGCGTACGGAAATTGAGGAACGCGCTGCGGCAGAAGCTCGCCTGCGTGACGCAAAGCGTGAAGCAGAGCAGGCCAATCTCTCCAAAACCAAGTTTCTGGCAGCTGTCAGTCATGACCTTTTGCAGCCCCTGAACGCGGCAAGGCTCTTCACCAGTGCCTTGCTGGAGCAGTCCTTTGGCCCCAAGGCTGAAGGGCTGGTGCGCTCGGTAAGTACGTCACTTGATGATGTCGAAAATCTCCTGGGCACTCTGGTGGATATTTCCAAACTGGATGCGGGAGTGATTCAGCCGGATGTAACGGCATTTGATTTGCGGGATCTGCTTAATAATATTGCCCGTGAGTTTCGCCAGATGGCCTTGGCGGAAGGGCTTCGGCTCGATTTTGTAGCCAGCTCGGCCATTATTGAATCGGATTCCCAGTTGCTGGCCCGTATTCTCCGGAATTTTCTCACCAACGCTCTTCGCTATACCGAGACAGGTCGTGTCCTGCTGGGGTGCCGGCGGGAAAAAAACTCAATAGTGCTACAGGTGTGGGACACAGGCCCCGGCATTCCCGCGGACAAACTCAAGGAAATATTCCAGGAGTTCAAGCGCATCCAGCCATCGGGAGCTCATTCGGATAAGGGCCTTGGTCTGGGGCTGGCTATTGTTGATAAAATTTCCCGCATGCTGGGCCATGATGTGAGTGTATCGTCGGTAGAAGGCCGGGGGTCAGTGTTCAGTGTCAGGGTGCCTTTGGGGCAACTGAAACCCCGCCTTGAGGCAGTGGAAAGCAACCTGGTGGCAGCGAACGGACAAGGGCTTGGCGGTGCGAAAATCTGGGTTATCGACAATGATCGTGCGATTTGTGAGGGCATGAAGACGTTGCTGGAAGGCTGGGATTGCCAGGTCACGACGGCGGTTTCTCTGGAGGATCTGGAAACGCAGTTAAACCCGGCCCGGAACCCGGTGGATGTGATACTGGCTGATTACCATCTGGACAACGATGAAAACGGAGTTGATGCGGTTTCGGCTATAAATAGCCGACGTCGGAAGCCTGCGCCGGTCGTGATGATTACTGCCAATTACACCAACGAGTTGAAGCAGCATATCCGTGAACTGGGCTACCTGCTTATGAACAAGCCTGTAAGGCCATTGAAGCTACGCAGCGCCCTCAACCATCTGCTCCGCGGCCAGTAA
- a CDS encoding response regulator has protein sequence MTETPEVAYKILIADDHPLFREAITSVIESGFAGSDVIETADLESAIALTREHDDLDLILLDLNMPGMHGLNGLIALRNEAPTIPVVIVSAEEDKQVVLQAITYGAIGFITKSSPRAQMTEAIQQILNGNVYLPSDIIRTGKESQRRHRNDSNPISPELLNSLTRRQLLVLERMSKGESNKQIAYNLNIAETTVKAHVSAILRKLSVHNRVQAILAAGDVDFSQYLKR, from the coding sequence ATGACGGAAACTCCGGAAGTAGCCTACAAAATCCTTATCGCGGACGACCACCCACTGTTCCGGGAAGCCATTACCAGCGTGATCGAATCCGGCTTTGCCGGCAGCGACGTAATCGAAACTGCGGATCTTGAAAGTGCAATTGCGCTGACCCGGGAGCACGACGATCTGGACCTGATTCTGCTCGACCTGAACATGCCCGGGATGCACGGCCTGAACGGCCTGATCGCCCTGCGCAACGAAGCACCCACGATTCCGGTGGTGATTGTATCCGCCGAGGAAGACAAACAGGTGGTATTACAGGCCATCACCTACGGGGCCATAGGATTCATTACCAAATCCTCACCCCGCGCCCAGATGACCGAGGCGATACAGCAGATCCTGAATGGCAACGTCTACCTGCCATCCGACATTATCCGGACCGGCAAGGAAAGTCAGCGCCGCCATCGCAATGACAGTAATCCGATTTCTCCGGAGCTTCTGAACTCTCTGACACGCCGCCAGCTGCTTGTGCTGGAGCGTATGTCCAAGGGTGAATCCAATAAACAGATTGCCTACAACCTCAATATTGCCGAAACCACAGTCAAAGCCCACGTTTCAGCAATTCTGCGCAAGCTCTCGGTGCACAACCGGGTGCAGGCCATTCTTGCCGCCGGTGATGTAGACTTCAGCCAGTACCTGAAACGATAA
- a CDS encoding rhodanese-like domain-containing protein, which produces MFRPLVKLALSIPLTLLLPLIAGNATASTDPQSAGLFSDAGYRVDRYRSPTPGQATGAVTVDTKAMEELIKDEPALVIIDVINLEFRHNRFLQTEPHHSLPSAHWLPNTGQGELNKDWHDYLINNVRQLTDNDQDQPVAVLCKSDCWLSWNAVKRLSESGFKTLYWYKDGVDSWQNAGLPTQPADPIQPEFTAQHQNNN; this is translated from the coding sequence GTGTTCAGGCCCTTAGTCAAGCTAGCATTGTCGATTCCGCTCACGCTCCTGTTGCCGCTCATCGCCGGGAATGCCACTGCAAGTACTGACCCGCAATCTGCCGGGCTGTTTTCCGATGCGGGCTATCGTGTGGACCGATACCGGAGCCCGACGCCAGGGCAGGCCACCGGAGCTGTCACCGTCGACACCAAAGCTATGGAGGAGCTGATCAAGGATGAGCCGGCACTGGTGATCATCGATGTTATTAATCTCGAGTTCCGCCACAACCGTTTCCTGCAGACAGAACCTCACCACTCCTTGCCCTCAGCTCACTGGCTACCCAACACCGGGCAAGGTGAACTGAACAAGGACTGGCACGATTACCTGATCAACAATGTTCGCCAGCTCACGGACAACGACCAGGATCAGCCGGTCGCAGTCTTGTGCAAGTCCGACTGCTGGCTCTCCTGGAATGCAGTAAAACGCCTTTCCGAATCTGGATTTAAAACACTGTACTGGTATAAAGATGGCGTCGACAGCTGGCAAAATGCAGGCCTCCCGACACAGCCAGCCGACCCGATACAGCCTGAATTCACTGCTCAGCACCAAAACAACAATTGA
- a CDS encoding ABC transporter permease, with the protein MKAAHYWHCFVGIQAREWLRFWQQRTRFFSALVRPLLWLVVFAAGFRAVLGISIIPPYQTYITYETYIAPGLCGMIILFNSMQGALSMVYDRELGSMRVLLMSPLPRPFLLITKLLSMGIVSVAQVYLFLLVARLLDVEPPAWGYLAVLPAVLLVSLMLGAFGLLIATWVKQLENFAGVMNFVIFPMFFLSSALYPLWKMQEASPWLYWLCQFNPFTHAVEAIRFALYLQWNPLAFGITATVTLVLATLATAGFRPQRTRILASRPSSPLARE; encoded by the coding sequence ATGAAAGCTGCCCATTACTGGCATTGCTTTGTAGGCATTCAGGCCAGGGAATGGCTGCGTTTCTGGCAGCAAAGAACCCGCTTTTTCAGCGCGCTGGTCAGGCCACTGTTATGGCTGGTGGTCTTTGCTGCGGGTTTTCGGGCGGTTCTGGGGATTTCCATTATTCCGCCCTACCAGACCTACATCACCTATGAGACCTATATCGCCCCAGGGCTGTGCGGCATGATCATCCTGTTCAACAGCATGCAGGGTGCGCTATCCATGGTGTACGACCGCGAACTGGGCAGCATGCGGGTGCTGCTGATGAGCCCATTGCCACGCCCCTTTCTGTTGATCACCAAACTACTCTCCATGGGCATCGTATCAGTCGCACAGGTGTATCTGTTCCTTCTGGTGGCCCGGCTTCTCGACGTGGAACCACCCGCATGGGGTTATCTTGCAGTGCTGCCAGCGGTTCTGTTGGTTTCGCTGATGCTGGGCGCATTCGGCCTGCTGATTGCAACCTGGGTCAAGCAACTCGAAAATTTCGCCGGCGTGATGAATTTTGTCATTTTCCCGATGTTCTTTCTGTCCTCGGCTCTGTATCCACTCTGGAAAATGCAGGAAGCCAGCCCCTGGTTGTACTGGCTATGCCAGTTCAACCCGTTTACCCATGCAGTAGAAGCAATCCGGTTCGCCCTCTACCTGCAATGGAACCCATTGGCATTCGGTATTACCGCAACAGTCACTCTGGTGCTCGCCACACTGGCAACAGCCGGATTCCGGCCTCAGCGCACCCGGATTCTTGCCTCTCGCCCATCATCACCCCTCGCGCGAGAATAG
- a CDS encoding ATP-binding cassette domain-containing protein — MTIQASNISFRYGDKPVLRDVSFELASGHFHALLGPNGAGKSTLFGLLTRLLALQQGDILLAGQSLKKQPAEAMRRIGVVFQHNALDLDLTVRQNLQYHAALHGLSRKEARVRGDRELERFELLDRANDAVRKLNGGHRRRVEIARALLHEPSLLLLDEPTAGLDVASRQALNEHVRALCEKDGLAVLWATHLIEEVHENDQVLILHQGQLLADGTGHAICEAEGARDLAETFHTLTGAGSP, encoded by the coding sequence GTGACCATCCAGGCAAGCAACATCAGCTTTCGCTACGGCGACAAGCCTGTGCTCAGGGACGTAAGCTTCGAGTTGGCCTCTGGTCATTTCCACGCCCTGCTTGGGCCCAATGGCGCTGGCAAATCCACGTTATTCGGGCTACTGACAAGGCTTCTGGCACTGCAACAGGGCGATATCCTGCTGGCGGGTCAGTCCCTGAAGAAGCAGCCAGCCGAAGCCATGCGCAGGATCGGCGTGGTGTTCCAGCACAATGCCCTTGATCTGGACCTGACCGTGCGTCAGAACCTGCAGTATCACGCCGCGCTGCACGGGTTATCCCGCAAGGAAGCCCGGGTACGGGGTGACCGGGAACTGGAGCGATTTGAATTGCTGGATCGCGCAAACGATGCCGTGCGTAAACTCAATGGAGGTCATCGCCGGCGCGTGGAAATTGCCCGCGCTCTGCTCCATGAACCTTCGCTGCTTTTACTGGATGAACCCACGGCAGGACTGGATGTTGCCAGCCGCCAGGCCCTTAATGAGCATGTACGGGCGCTATGTGAGAAAGACGGGCTGGCCGTGCTTTGGGCCACACACCTGATTGAGGAAGTACATGAGAATGACCAGGTGCTTATCCTGCACCAGGGGCAGTTACTGGCTGACGGGACGGGGCACGCCATCTGCGAAGCTGAGGGTGCCCGTGATCTGGCCGAAACCTTCCACACCCTGACCGGAGCCGGATCACCATGA
- a CDS encoding YVTN family beta-propeller repeat protein: MKSLLKKTALAAMIGLSTPALASLAYVSNEKDNTLSVIDIESMEVIDTIDVGARPRGILLSKDHTRLYICASDDDTVQVLDLATRKIIDSLPSGEDPEQFSLHPNNKHLYIANEDDAIVTVVDVTNKDVLAQIDVGIEPEGMAVSPDGKWAVNTSETTSMLHWINTETFEIEKNIVIGQRPRHVEFSKDSKIAWASSEIGGTVHIIDVDSLEQIHEMSFKVRGVNQDRVQPVGIRLTSDGKYAFVALGPANHVAVVDAKTYEVLDYLLVGSRVWQLDLDKDEKRLFTTNGVSGDVSVIDVDAMKVIKTIKVGRYPWGVVIDPSS; encoded by the coding sequence ATGAAATCCTTACTCAAAAAGACAGCCCTGGCCGCTATGATCGGACTGTCTACGCCTGCGCTTGCCAGCCTGGCTTACGTGTCCAACGAAAAAGACAACACGCTATCGGTTATTGATATCGAATCCATGGAGGTGATCGACACTATTGATGTCGGTGCACGCCCCCGGGGAATTCTGCTCTCCAAGGATCACACCAGACTTTACATTTGCGCCAGCGACGATGACACAGTGCAGGTGCTGGACCTGGCCACCCGCAAGATCATCGACAGCCTGCCATCCGGTGAAGACCCGGAGCAGTTCTCCCTGCACCCCAATAACAAACACCTGTACATCGCCAACGAAGACGATGCGATCGTGACCGTAGTGGATGTAACCAACAAAGATGTGCTGGCCCAGATTGATGTAGGCATTGAACCGGAAGGCATGGCTGTGAGCCCGGATGGTAAATGGGCAGTAAATACGTCCGAAACCACCAGTATGCTGCACTGGATCAATACCGAAACCTTCGAGATAGAGAAAAACATTGTGATCGGGCAACGCCCCCGACATGTGGAATTCAGCAAAGACAGCAAGATTGCCTGGGCCTCCTCGGAAATCGGCGGCACCGTGCACATCATTGATGTGGACAGTCTGGAACAGATCCATGAGATGTCTTTCAAGGTGCGCGGCGTTAACCAGGACCGTGTTCAGCCTGTAGGTATCAGGCTGACGTCCGACGGCAAATATGCGTTCGTGGCCCTTGGACCAGCCAACCATGTTGCGGTGGTGGATGCCAAAACCTATGAGGTGCTGGATTATCTGCTTGTTGGCAGCCGGGTCTGGCAACTGGATCTGGACAAGGACGAGAAACGCCTGTTTACCACCAATGGCGTGTCCGGAGATGTATCGGTCATTGATGTGGACGCCATGAAGGTGATCAAAACCATCAAGGTCGGCCGCTACCCCTGGGGCGTGGTCATAGATCCGTCGTCGTGA